One Leptospira kirschneri serovar Cynopteri str. 3522 CT DNA segment encodes these proteins:
- a CDS encoding fatty acid desaturase has protein sequence MKVKNKTNHSPKETLGSVREILSDETFANPVYKGVGYFLRDLFFFVIVTVLLWNVDDWYVLPFLWFFAGMTISALFVVGHDCAHEALFKSKFLQYWIGQLAMLPSLHAYNQWGYGHNRIHHGHTIKRQADFVWHPTAKEEYSKFGIFKKIMHRFFWSIWGGGFYYMIEIWFKGMVLFTAPLKEAKRDKLIILSFAFISSGLVFYFGASSISGVFDIGAGLWMFTKVCLIPFIAWNYFMGITVYVHHIHSEIPWKTKEEWTPFYGQMKGTVNYHINPIMNFFFHNIFIHMPHHVHMKIPFYNLKRALNEIKAVYGDYVLERDTILGDYLKSTSLCKVIDSDTGKWMTYREAQEVSIKEKDLESIPV, from the coding sequence ATGAAAGTGAAAAATAAAACAAATCATTCACCAAAAGAAACTTTAGGTTCGGTTCGGGAAATTCTTTCTGACGAGACTTTTGCAAATCCAGTTTATAAGGGGGTTGGCTATTTTTTAAGAGATCTATTTTTTTTCGTCATAGTGACGGTTTTACTTTGGAACGTGGATGATTGGTATGTTCTTCCATTTTTATGGTTTTTTGCAGGGATGACCATTTCGGCTTTATTTGTAGTGGGACACGATTGCGCTCACGAGGCATTGTTCAAAAGTAAGTTCCTTCAATACTGGATCGGACAACTTGCAATGCTTCCCTCATTACACGCATATAATCAATGGGGTTACGGCCATAATAGAATTCATCATGGTCATACGATCAAAAGACAAGCCGACTTCGTATGGCATCCCACTGCGAAAGAAGAATATTCAAAATTTGGAATATTCAAAAAAATAATGCATCGATTTTTTTGGTCCATTTGGGGCGGCGGTTTTTATTATATGATAGAAATTTGGTTTAAGGGAATGGTTTTATTTACCGCTCCTTTGAAAGAGGCTAAAAGAGATAAGTTAATTATACTTTCTTTCGCGTTTATTTCATCAGGTTTGGTTTTTTATTTTGGAGCTTCATCCATTTCCGGAGTTTTTGATATTGGAGCCGGTTTGTGGATGTTCACAAAGGTTTGTTTGATACCTTTTATTGCTTGGAATTATTTTATGGGAATTACGGTTTACGTACATCATATTCATTCGGAAATCCCTTGGAAAACGAAAGAAGAATGGACTCCGTTTTATGGACAAATGAAAGGAACCGTCAACTACCATATCAATCCTATTATGAATTTTTTCTTCCATAATATTTTCATTCACATGCCTCATCACGTTCATATGAAAATTCCATTTTACAATTTAAAGCGCGCTTTAAATGAGATTAAGGCTGTCTATGGAGATTACGTTTTGGAAAGGGATACGATTTTAGGAGATTATTTAAAGTCGACTTCACTTTGTAAGGTGATCGATTCGGATACTGGTAAATGGATGACCTATAGAGAAGCTCAAGAAGTGTCTATAAAAGAGAAGGATTTGGAATCTATTCCAGTTTGA
- a CDS encoding ComF family protein, with protein MELYKLLNFFLPVSCEFCGRYDYFSSKIGVCKLCHRKHSNFSTSLQTLCKICKEVQTSKECFYCNSRNVFFEELKFLQNRTPFLAKVINCIKLRSVYALSIYLSLGLKKELKSWKNLNFSGILLMPSTKTKWYSNNQQRPFESCDFALKRLQNILPFPLINPIEKISDQKQAGKSLTDRFIHARLAFKIKKEYKGKLRGNYLLIDDVFTTGASANELARILIQNGADSVRILTLIRTEGIESEIEKDITNV; from the coding sequence ATGGAACTCTATAAACTCTTAAATTTTTTTTTACCGGTCAGTTGTGAATTTTGCGGAAGATACGATTACTTTTCTTCTAAAATAGGTGTCTGTAAACTCTGTCATAGAAAACATTCCAACTTTTCGACTTCTTTACAAACTTTATGCAAAATTTGTAAAGAAGTACAAACTTCAAAAGAATGTTTCTATTGCAATTCCAGAAACGTATTTTTTGAAGAACTAAAATTCTTACAAAACAGAACCCCTTTTTTAGCCAAGGTAATCAATTGTATCAAATTACGATCTGTTTATGCTCTTTCCATTTATCTCAGTTTAGGTTTAAAAAAAGAGTTAAAGTCTTGGAAGAATCTGAACTTTTCAGGAATTCTACTTATGCCTTCCACAAAAACCAAATGGTATTCAAACAATCAACAAAGGCCTTTCGAGTCCTGCGATTTCGCTTTAAAAAGACTTCAGAATATTCTTCCGTTTCCTTTGATAAACCCGATCGAAAAGATAAGCGACCAAAAACAAGCAGGCAAAAGTCTAACGGATCGTTTTATACACGCAAGACTTGCTTTTAAAATCAAAAAGGAATATAAAGGAAAGTTAAGAGGAAATTACCTTTTGATCGACGATGTGTTTACTACAGGTGCTTCCGCAAACGAGTTAGCGAGAATCCTAATTCAAAACGGAGCCGATTCTGTTCGAATTTTAACCTTGATTCGAACAGAAGGAATAGAATCTGAAATTGAAAAAGACATTACAAATGTTTAG
- a CDS encoding flagellar filament outer layer protein FlaA, whose protein sequence is MKKKTSSSISFTERKDHLFLVILFFILISFPLKSQDRPSAEIWKQIVVEDFETKEWNSKNLKTRLSKEYLPEIRISTLMLSPERNSTKSLLLEVPAEKNQSFEILWEQTWKTKGFVQEFQFHIYSSGSGASLYVLLRDSTLEVKKILITHLNYEGWKKVRLNVIRKIRQDEILFSKQIPIEFLGLLYEAPFTMKRGTRDLFAIDDILAIVRDKNRMFIDENRLIR, encoded by the coding sequence ATGAAAAAAAAAACCTCCTCATCGATTTCATTTACCGAAAGGAAAGATCACCTTTTCCTTGTAATACTATTTTTCATTCTAATTTCCTTTCCATTGAAATCTCAAGACAGACCTTCGGCGGAAATTTGGAAGCAGATCGTCGTAGAAGATTTCGAAACGAAAGAATGGAATTCTAAAAATCTCAAAACAAGATTATCGAAAGAATATCTACCTGAAATCAGAATCTCTACATTAATGCTCAGTCCGGAAAGAAATTCGACTAAAAGTCTACTTTTGGAAGTTCCAGCGGAGAAAAATCAATCTTTTGAAATATTATGGGAGCAAACTTGGAAAACAAAAGGATTTGTGCAAGAATTTCAATTTCATATCTATTCTTCCGGATCGGGAGCATCACTTTACGTTTTGCTCAGAGATTCAACATTAGAAGTTAAGAAAATACTAATTACTCATCTCAATTATGAAGGATGGAAAAAGGTCAGACTCAACGTGATCCGAAAAATCAGGCAGGACGAAATACTATTTTCTAAACAGATACCGATCGAATTTTTAGGATTGTTGTACGAAGCGCCTTTTACCATGAAACGTGGAACTAGAGATCTATTCGCAATTGATGATATACTTGCGATTGTCAGAGATAAAAATCGGATGTTTATAGATGAGAATCGATTGATACGATAG
- a CDS encoding GNAT family N-acetyltransferase, with protein MEIEFFFWNRGHATEAAFVRLNYGFEQFEFSKIVSFTSVLNTRSESVMKKIGLKKVRLFYHPNLPAKHRLSEHILYQITDSEWNELKRFSY; from the coding sequence ATGGAGATTGAATTCTTCTTTTGGAATCGAGGACATGCGACGGAGGCAGCCTTTGTCCGTCTGAATTACGGATTTGAGCAGTTTGAGTTTTCAAAGATCGTTTCTTTTACTTCTGTTTTAAATACTCGTTCTGAATCCGTGATGAAAAAGATAGGACTTAAAAAAGTCAGGTTATTTTATCATCCAAATCTTCCCGCCAAACATAGATTATCCGAGCATATTCTTTACCAAATTACCGATTCAGAATGGAACGAACTGAAACGTTTTTCTTACTGA
- the lpxD gene encoding UDP-3-O-(3-hydroxymyristoyl)glucosamine N-acyltransferase, which produces MKAKNLAEILGVELKGDGEIEVNGIGDIENHSDILSDRIYYIEAKKHLINNPKVKQVQLALTIPSLAGEFPSALVVLESQARLKFIELLSLFEKKPKAPPPFISDKASIHKNVRLGKNVTIMDFAVIHENAEIGDNCFIYPNVVIENGAKIGEGTVLKSGVVVGYSCILGKFNLIHANTVIGADGFGFYDREGVRYKIPQIGNVVIGDYVEMGACCTVDRATIETTTVGNHAKFDDHVHIAHNCKVGNYVFIAGGTVLAGSVTLEDGVIMGGQAAVLQGITMKKGSILMGMSALCEDSVEKVAYFGIPAKPAIEMHRIHSSMSKLPELVREHRNRSKNTI; this is translated from the coding sequence ATGAAAGCCAAAAATTTAGCGGAAATATTGGGCGTAGAACTTAAGGGTGATGGAGAAATAGAAGTCAATGGAATCGGAGATATTGAAAATCATTCCGATATACTATCCGATCGAATTTATTATATCGAAGCGAAAAAACACCTAATTAATAATCCGAAAGTAAAGCAGGTTCAGTTAGCGCTTACAATTCCTTCTTTGGCCGGTGAGTTTCCTTCAGCCTTAGTGGTTTTAGAATCACAAGCAAGGCTTAAATTTATAGAGTTGCTTTCTCTTTTTGAAAAGAAGCCGAAAGCTCCTCCTCCTTTTATTTCCGATAAGGCGAGTATTCATAAAAATGTCCGTTTGGGTAAGAACGTTACGATTATGGATTTCGCTGTGATTCACGAAAATGCGGAAATTGGAGATAATTGTTTTATTTATCCAAACGTTGTCATTGAAAACGGCGCGAAGATCGGTGAAGGTACCGTTTTAAAATCTGGGGTTGTTGTGGGTTATAGTTGTATTCTTGGAAAATTCAATCTCATTCATGCCAATACGGTGATCGGTGCGGATGGGTTTGGTTTTTATGATCGAGAAGGAGTACGTTATAAAATTCCTCAGATAGGAAATGTAGTCATCGGAGATTATGTTGAAATGGGAGCGTGTTGTACTGTAGATCGAGCAACGATTGAAACTACAACCGTCGGAAATCATGCTAAATTTGATGACCATGTTCACATCGCTCACAATTGTAAAGTGGGGAATTACGTATTTATTGCTGGTGGGACCGTTCTTGCGGGTTCCGTTACTTTGGAAGACGGTGTTATCATGGGCGGTCAAGCAGCAGTTTTACAGGGAATCACTATGAAAAAGGGTTCTATTCTTATGGGTATGTCCGCTCTATGCGAAGACAGTGTTGAGAAAGTTGCTTATTTTGGGATTCCCGCAAAACCTGCGATCGAAATGCATAGGATTCATTCTTCGATGTCTAAACTTCCGGAGCTCGTGAGAGAACATAGAAATCGTTCTAAAAATACGATTTGA
- the ompL47 gene encoding multi-beta-barrel domain surface protein OmpL47: MKGSTLVRLAIALFMFVNVALFAQEDLDEGSTPQANTQGQSGSSTPAKTFQNSGTTQGEEVKKADLYVNSKSSFEISAQDDSSTVDYIEYKIGEMDYAKYTSPITILKEGVNRLTYRAVDKAGNKEPAKALVVVVDNTAPTVKIVPSEILYNLDGYNFGSKNVTYTISAIDALSGVKEIKYSINGGDMRSYDNQPIKLEKAGVNLIKYSAVDNSGNSSSEAILVVTLDDVKPEVEIQGNTPLVIIDGKTYSRKGNSFAIKAVDGQSGIKRILIKLDKNSDFVPYAEPITIDAQGEHTIEAKAIDNVGNESETKKVSFSVDVNPPTTQIRKVEAGSNGSKPAESAAPAPAPAAKPTTTQPTKK; this comes from the coding sequence ATGAAGGGTTCTACTCTCGTAAGACTCGCAATTGCTTTATTCATGTTTGTTAACGTAGCGCTTTTTGCCCAGGAAGATCTGGATGAAGGCTCTACCCCTCAGGCAAATACTCAAGGACAATCCGGGAGTTCCACTCCTGCAAAAACTTTCCAAAATTCTGGAACTACTCAGGGAGAAGAAGTTAAAAAAGCGGATCTTTACGTGAACTCAAAAAGTTCTTTTGAAATTTCCGCCCAAGACGACTCCAGCACGGTCGATTATATCGAATATAAAATCGGCGAAATGGACTACGCAAAATATACTTCTCCTATCACGATTCTAAAAGAAGGCGTTAACCGACTTACTTATAGAGCCGTAGATAAAGCCGGAAACAAAGAACCTGCTAAAGCGCTCGTTGTCGTCGTGGACAACACCGCTCCGACTGTAAAAATCGTTCCAAGTGAAATTCTTTACAATTTGGACGGCTACAACTTCGGTTCTAAAAACGTAACCTATACGATCTCCGCAATCGACGCTCTTTCCGGTGTTAAAGAAATTAAATATTCCATCAACGGTGGAGACATGAGATCCTATGATAACCAGCCTATTAAATTAGAAAAGGCTGGAGTAAATCTGATTAAATATTCCGCTGTGGATAATTCTGGAAACTCTTCTTCCGAGGCAATTCTTGTAGTAACCTTGGATGACGTAAAACCGGAAGTCGAAATCCAAGGAAACACTCCTTTGGTAATCATCGATGGAAAAACATATTCCAGAAAAGGAAACTCATTTGCAATCAAAGCGGTAGACGGACAATCCGGAATTAAAAGAATTCTAATTAAATTGGATAAAAATTCAGATTTCGTTCCTTATGCAGAACCAATCACAATCGATGCTCAAGGCGAACATACGATCGAAGCCAAAGCGATTGACAACGTAGGAAACGAAAGTGAAACCAAAAAGGTCAGCTTTTCAGTAGATGTAAATCCACCTACAACACAAATTCGTAAAGTGGAAGCCGGATCGAATGGAAGCAAGCCTGCAGAATCTGCCGCTCCAGCACCGGCTCCTGCAGCTAAACCTACCACTACTCAACCTACAAAAAAATAA
- a CDS encoding valine--tRNA ligase produces the protein MKKQIGDRYEPKDVENKWISLWEEKNSFVPNPNSKEFFSIVIPPPNVTGSLHIGHALNHTIQDILIRIERKKGKSTLWLPGMDHAGIATQMVVERELAKEGKKRTDFTREEFIHKVWEWKNHSGGMITKQQKLLGESVDWSRERFTLDEGLSKAVFKVFKSLYDEGLIYRGERIINWCPASQTAISDLEVEFRETKGKLYHIKYPIHGKKDQFVVVATTRPETMLGDVAVCANPDDSRYTSLKDVVLDLPLTNRQIPLLFDSFVDKEFGSGLVKITPAHDSNDFDAGQRLGLKPLLVMNPDGTMNENAGIYQGLDRFEARKKVLSDLEAKGLIEKIEDHVHAVGHNSRGGAVIEPYLSTQWFVKIKPLADLAVQAVQSGQVEFVPKMWEKTFFEWMNNIRDWCISRQLWWGHRIPAYHCKKCKHVDVSETVITVCTSCGSNEVEPDPDVLDTWFSSQLWPFSTLGWPEQTEDLKKYYPTSVLVTGFDIIFFWVSRMIMMGMKFMQAPPFHKVLIHGLVRDKDGKKFSKSVGNVIDPLVMMDKYGTDSFRFFLAATLPEGKDILFDESRLDGYRSFCNKIWNSSRFILMNLEESFVPTGITPEIEKDLEPMDQWILSRFNRCLDEYNKAHSKFHFYEMAAAIYEFIWGDFCDWYIELVKPRAYGKVSPRSAEVAKQVLSDVLIRALGLLHPFMPFLTEEVNSVFSDQYIVTSPFPESYPIASDALGVQKLNLLQEIVTKIRVIRSENGVAPDKKCKVIVKSSDDLSSSAILENEVSLLQLARLESIRIDALYEIQKTDSVSHFTKGEIVLPLEGLIDVVKEKTRLEKELQKSELEKEKLEVKLSNPGFLSKAAPEVVEKEKDKLKTLIDKVEVLKKGIQNLAG, from the coding sequence ATGAAAAAACAAATAGGCGATCGCTACGAACCAAAAGATGTAGAGAACAAATGGATTTCACTCTGGGAAGAGAAGAATTCTTTTGTTCCAAATCCGAACTCGAAAGAATTTTTCTCAATAGTCATTCCTCCTCCCAATGTTACCGGCTCTTTACATATAGGGCACGCTCTCAATCATACCATCCAAGATATTCTTATCCGTATTGAACGCAAAAAAGGAAAGTCTACTCTTTGGCTGCCCGGTATGGATCACGCAGGTATTGCAACTCAAATGGTAGTTGAAAGAGAACTCGCCAAAGAAGGTAAAAAAAGAACCGATTTTACTAGAGAAGAATTCATCCATAAAGTTTGGGAATGGAAGAATCATTCTGGAGGAATGATTACCAAACAGCAAAAACTTTTAGGGGAATCCGTTGACTGGTCCAGAGAAAGATTCACTCTCGACGAAGGTCTTTCTAAAGCAGTATTCAAAGTTTTTAAATCTCTTTATGATGAAGGTTTGATTTACCGAGGGGAAAGAATCATCAATTGGTGTCCCGCTTCTCAAACAGCGATTTCGGATCTAGAAGTAGAGTTCCGAGAAACTAAAGGTAAACTCTATCATATCAAATATCCGATCCACGGTAAAAAAGATCAATTTGTAGTCGTAGCGACCACAAGACCGGAGACAATGTTAGGCGACGTAGCCGTTTGCGCCAATCCGGACGATTCGCGTTATACGTCATTGAAAGACGTCGTTTTGGACCTACCACTTACAAATAGACAAATTCCTTTGTTATTCGATTCTTTTGTAGATAAAGAATTTGGTTCCGGTCTTGTTAAAATTACTCCCGCTCATGATTCCAACGACTTTGATGCTGGGCAAAGACTTGGTCTTAAACCTTTACTCGTGATGAATCCTGACGGAACCATGAACGAGAACGCTGGTATTTATCAAGGCCTGGATCGTTTTGAAGCTCGTAAAAAAGTTCTCTCCGATCTTGAAGCCAAAGGTTTAATTGAAAAAATTGAAGATCACGTCCACGCAGTTGGTCACAACTCCAGAGGAGGCGCGGTGATCGAACCCTATCTTTCCACTCAGTGGTTCGTTAAGATCAAACCCCTTGCCGATTTAGCAGTTCAAGCGGTTCAATCCGGTCAGGTGGAATTTGTTCCTAAGATGTGGGAAAAAACTTTTTTCGAATGGATGAATAACATTCGTGACTGGTGTATCTCCAGACAACTCTGGTGGGGTCATAGAATTCCAGCTTATCATTGTAAAAAGTGTAAACACGTAGACGTTTCGGAAACGGTTATAACCGTTTGTACGTCCTGTGGCTCCAATGAAGTTGAACCTGATCCGGACGTTCTCGATACTTGGTTCTCTTCCCAACTCTGGCCTTTTTCCACTTTGGGTTGGCCGGAACAAACGGAAGATTTAAAAAAATATTACCCTACTTCCGTTCTAGTCACCGGCTTTGACATCATCTTCTTTTGGGTTTCTAGAATGATCATGATGGGTATGAAGTTCATGCAAGCTCCACCATTTCATAAAGTACTCATACATGGTTTAGTGCGTGACAAGGACGGTAAAAAATTCTCCAAGTCCGTTGGTAACGTTATCGATCCTCTCGTAATGATGGATAAGTACGGAACGGATTCTTTCCGGTTTTTTCTTGCAGCCACCCTTCCCGAAGGTAAGGACATTCTTTTCGACGAATCGAGGTTAGACGGTTATCGTTCATTCTGCAATAAAATCTGGAATTCTTCCCGCTTTATTCTTATGAACTTAGAAGAATCTTTCGTTCCCACTGGAATCACCCCGGAAATCGAAAAAGATCTTGAGCCTATGGATCAATGGATTCTTTCTAGATTCAATCGTTGTCTGGATGAATACAACAAGGCTCATTCTAAATTCCATTTTTATGAAATGGCCGCCGCAATCTACGAATTTATCTGGGGTGATTTTTGCGATTGGTATATCGAACTCGTTAAACCGAGAGCATATGGTAAAGTTTCCCCTCGCTCTGCGGAAGTTGCTAAACAGGTTCTTTCGGACGTGCTCATCCGTGCATTAGGACTTTTGCATCCTTTTATGCCTTTTCTAACCGAAGAGGTTAATTCGGTTTTTTCAGACCAATACATTGTCACTTCTCCTTTTCCCGAAAGTTATCCGATCGCATCCGATGCGTTAGGCGTTCAAAAACTCAATCTGCTCCAAGAAATAGTTACCAAAATACGCGTTATACGATCCGAAAACGGAGTCGCTCCAGATAAGAAATGTAAGGTGATCGTTAAATCTTCCGATGACCTTTCCAGCTCTGCGATCTTAGAAAACGAAGTTTCACTTTTACAACTCGCTCGTTTAGAATCGATCCGTATAGATGCGTTGTATGAAATCCAAAAGACAGATTCGGTTTCTCATTTTACCAAAGGAGAAATCGTTCTTCCTTTAGAAGGTCTTATAGACGTTGTTAAAGAAAAAACTCGTTTAGAAAAAGAACTTCAAAAATCAGAACTGGAAAAAGAAAAATTAGAAGTCAAACTCTCCAATCCCGGTTTTCTTTCTAAAGCAGCCCCGGAAGTCGTGGAAAAAGAAAAAGATAAACTGAAAACTCTTATCGATAAAGTGGAAGTTCTTAAAAAGGGGATTCAAAATCTTGCAGGTTAA
- the purD gene encoding phosphoribosylamine--glycine ligase, giving the protein MQVKLKVLLIGSGGRESAIAFYLRKSVLLSELKVFPGNGGFPDHELLPSDSFQVLDKNSVQSFLKQNPFDLIVVGPEDPLVAGFADWAAELNIPVFGPDSFCAQVEGSKNFAKSLMVEAKIHTAEYKTFSEYSDSLNYIESKSVPIVIKADGLAAGKGVTVATSKEMAKAALKEIFQDKKFGSSGSQVVIEEFMEGQEASIFAVSDGDSYFLLPAAQDHKRAFDGDQGPNTGGMGAYCPAPIISESILQKVKEQIFDPMFDLFRKKGHPYRGLLYAGLMISPKGEPKVVEFNCRFGDPETQCVLAMLDGDLLELLYRASTGKIKGVQAAVKKGAAVVVVLAAQGYPDFYEKNIPLNLPETSGQNVYLFHAGTLKKDGKVFSSGGRILGVVAQDADLKSSVDQAYSFLEKIQAPKTFYRKDIGYRAL; this is encoded by the coding sequence TTGCAGGTTAAATTGAAAGTTCTTCTTATCGGTTCTGGCGGTAGGGAAAGTGCGATCGCCTTTTATCTACGTAAATCTGTTTTGTTAAGCGAATTAAAAGTGTTTCCTGGAAACGGCGGTTTCCCAGATCACGAGCTCCTTCCTTCTGATTCGTTTCAAGTTTTGGACAAAAATTCGGTTCAGTCTTTTTTAAAACAAAATCCTTTCGATTTGATCGTGGTCGGTCCAGAAGATCCATTGGTGGCAGGTTTTGCGGATTGGGCCGCAGAATTGAATATTCCAGTTTTTGGCCCCGACTCTTTTTGCGCCCAAGTAGAAGGTTCAAAAAATTTTGCAAAGTCTTTGATGGTTGAGGCTAAAATTCACACTGCGGAATATAAAACATTTTCAGAATATTCAGATTCCTTAAATTATATAGAATCTAAATCTGTTCCGATTGTTATCAAGGCGGACGGTCTGGCGGCAGGCAAAGGTGTTACCGTAGCGACTTCAAAAGAAATGGCAAAAGCAGCACTTAAGGAAATTTTCCAAGATAAAAAATTTGGTTCCAGTGGTAGTCAAGTAGTGATCGAAGAATTTATGGAAGGTCAAGAAGCTTCCATTTTTGCAGTTTCGGACGGAGATTCCTATTTTCTTTTACCTGCAGCTCAGGATCACAAAAGGGCGTTTGACGGTGATCAAGGTCCGAACACTGGAGGTATGGGGGCTTATTGTCCTGCGCCGATAATCTCCGAAAGTATATTACAAAAAGTGAAAGAACAAATCTTCGATCCTATGTTTGATCTATTCCGTAAAAAAGGACATCCTTACCGCGGTCTTCTCTACGCTGGTTTGATGATTTCTCCAAAGGGAGAACCTAAAGTTGTTGAATTCAATTGTAGATTTGGAGATCCGGAAACCCAGTGTGTTCTCGCTATGTTAGACGGAGATCTATTAGAACTTCTTTATAGAGCTTCCACTGGTAAAATCAAAGGTGTTCAAGCAGCCGTTAAAAAAGGCGCGGCCGTTGTAGTAGTGCTTGCCGCGCAAGGATATCCCGACTTTTATGAAAAAAATATTCCACTCAATCTTCCGGAAACTTCGGGTCAAAACGTTTATCTTTTTCATGCGGGAACTTTAAAAAAAGATGGAAAAGTTTTTTCATCCGGGGGAAGAATTCTCGGGGTAGTAGCTCAAGATGCCGATCTTAAGAGTTCGGTGGACCAAGCTTATTCCTTCCTGGAAAAAATCCAGGCTCCCAAAACGTTTTATAGAAAAGACATCGGATATAGAGCCCTTTAA
- a CDS encoding RNA recognition motif domain-containing protein, whose product MSVNIYVGNLSYDLNEGTLGDLFRAHGTVNSVKIVMDQYSGKSKGFGFVEMPNKEEADKAIKDLDGKNVLTRNLKVNVAKPKNERF is encoded by the coding sequence ATGTCGGTTAATATTTATGTAGGAAATCTTTCTTACGATTTGAATGAAGGAACATTAGGCGATCTTTTTAGAGCTCACGGAACCGTGAACTCGGTAAAGATCGTCATGGATCAGTATTCCGGAAAATCCAAAGGATTCGGTTTTGTTGAAATGCCCAATAAAGAAGAAGCTGATAAAGCGATCAAAGATCTAGACGGAAAAAATGTTCTTACTCGCAATTTGAAAGTAAACGTTGCAAAACCAAAAAACGAAAGATTTTAA
- the dinB gene encoding DNA polymerase IV, with protein sequence MEIRKIIHVDMDAFYASVEQRDFPEYRGKALIVGGPPNSRSVVSAAPYEARKFGVRSAMPCSKAAQLAPDAIFVLPRFEVYKEVSKQIREIFLEYTDLVEMLSLDEGYLDVTFNKKNIPFAVTIAKEIRAEIFKRTELTASAGVSNSKFISKLASEKNKPNGLTVVLPDDVISFIDPLPVSSFHGVGKVTSRKMKELGIYTGKDLRTKNIEELVQHFGKMGIYYYKISRGEDERMVESSRERKSLGAENTFDQDKLDYNDLLKQLKDVSVKVERRLEKKDFAGKTLTLKIKFYGFSLKTRSKTLSEPIFKANELYSTAAELFEEFFETKYGKKSAIKAIRLLGISLSHPNSENEEPNLFLNL encoded by the coding sequence ATGGAAATACGCAAAATCATTCATGTGGATATGGATGCATTTTATGCCTCCGTAGAACAAAGGGATTTTCCAGAATACAGAGGTAAAGCTCTGATTGTAGGCGGTCCTCCTAACAGTAGGTCAGTTGTTTCGGCTGCTCCGTACGAAGCTCGCAAGTTCGGAGTTCGTTCCGCGATGCCTTGTTCCAAAGCGGCACAACTTGCTCCTGATGCAATTTTTGTCCTTCCCCGATTTGAAGTATATAAAGAAGTCTCCAAACAGATTCGAGAGATTTTTTTAGAATATACGGATCTTGTAGAAATGCTTTCCTTAGACGAAGGTTATTTAGACGTTACATTCAATAAAAAGAATATTCCATTTGCAGTAACTATTGCAAAAGAAATCCGTGCGGAAATTTTTAAACGTACCGAACTTACAGCTTCCGCTGGTGTAAGTAATTCTAAATTTATTTCTAAACTTGCATCCGAAAAAAACAAACCAAACGGACTCACAGTCGTTCTTCCGGACGACGTAATTTCTTTTATCGATCCGTTACCAGTAAGTAGTTTTCACGGTGTGGGAAAAGTCACGTCGCGGAAAATGAAAGAATTAGGAATTTATACCGGAAAAGATCTAAGAACAAAAAACATAGAAGAACTTGTTCAACATTTTGGCAAAATGGGAATTTACTATTATAAAATTTCGAGAGGTGAGGATGAACGAATGGTGGAATCCTCTCGGGAAAGAAAATCTCTCGGAGCAGAAAACACCTTTGATCAAGATAAATTAGATTATAATGATTTACTAAAACAACTAAAAGACGTCTCCGTCAAAGTAGAAAGAAGGTTGGAAAAAAAAGACTTTGCCGGAAAAACCCTCACCCTAAAAATTAAATTTTACGGTTTTAGTCTAAAAACCAGATCTAAAACCTTATCCGAACCTATTTTCAAAGCGAACGAACTTTATTCCACTGCAGCTGAACTTTTTGAGGAATTTTTTGAAACTAAATACGGGAAAAAATCGGCGATCAAGGCGATTCGACTTCTTGGAATTAGTCTTTCTCATCCAAATTCTGAGAACGAAGAACCTAATTTATTTTTAAATTTATAA
- a CDS encoding helix-turn-helix domain-containing protein: MFKSLHSREAKIFCKNLIAARKNSNLTQLEVAKRLGEPQSYISKIESGERRLDVIEFWRIFKILGKSIEFYFQFDEKQDSSEKKSKTLKVASRKRKKK, translated from the coding sequence TTGTTTAAATCTTTACATTCACGAGAAGCGAAGATTTTTTGTAAAAATTTAATCGCGGCCAGAAAGAATTCCAATCTGACTCAACTTGAAGTTGCAAAACGTTTAGGTGAACCTCAGTCTTATATTTCTAAAATCGAATCTGGGGAACGAAGATTGGATGTGATCGAATTCTGGAGAATTTTTAAAATTTTAGGTAAATCAATCGAATTTTATTTTCAGTTCGACGAAAAACAGGACAGTTCTGAGAAAAAATCGAAAACTTTAAAAGTGGCTAGTCGCAAACGCAAAAAAAAATGA